One region of Armatimonadota bacterium genomic DNA includes:
- the amrB gene encoding AmmeMemoRadiSam system protein B, which yields MSLESLPKHLRLPHLRPLQPMPVRKDGKAYIALRDPAMLSKQTMIVPAQAMAALQQFQGQRTIDKIAQQLNGDVDQLIELAKQLDKLGLLWGPTFEQLETELKEKLQSKGAFPATASRAMGKDEAECRKAIEGYLDETDDPELAAPATAIVAPHLDYERGWPNYAGAYYGFKDLDPPDRIVILGTNHFGLGDGVVMSEYGFDSPMGHNPADSIVIGMLLEQFGRPLIVDQLDHLAEHSIQLQLPWVQYFFGEVPIVAALIPDPMTPMIQDDDQRVRTEDFVTALGDVLQEVGGTTRFVASSDLSHVGPQFGEPRAVDEQRRFDVERHDREMLVKFLSGDPEEFLGAMRWNKNPTRWCSIGNMAALLALSETDRLELIDYRQAYDDRGYAMVSSAAVALL from the coding sequence ATGTCACTGGAATCTTTGCCTAAGCATCTTCGTTTGCCACACTTGCGGCCGTTGCAACCGATGCCGGTGCGCAAAGACGGCAAGGCGTATATCGCGCTGCGCGACCCGGCGATGTTGTCCAAGCAGACGATGATCGTGCCGGCCCAGGCGATGGCGGCCCTCCAGCAGTTCCAGGGTCAGCGGACCATCGACAAGATCGCGCAACAGCTCAACGGCGATGTCGATCAGCTGATCGAGTTGGCCAAGCAACTGGACAAGCTCGGGCTGCTGTGGGGACCAACGTTCGAGCAACTCGAAACGGAGCTGAAAGAGAAGCTTCAAAGCAAGGGCGCGTTCCCTGCCACCGCATCGCGCGCGATGGGCAAGGACGAGGCTGAGTGCCGCAAGGCGATTGAGGGCTACCTGGACGAGACCGACGATCCGGAACTGGCGGCGCCGGCCACGGCCATTGTGGCGCCGCACCTGGATTACGAGCGAGGCTGGCCGAACTACGCAGGCGCGTACTACGGCTTCAAGGACCTGGACCCGCCGGACCGCATCGTGATCCTGGGGACGAATCACTTCGGGTTGGGAGACGGCGTGGTGATGTCGGAGTACGGGTTCGACTCGCCGATGGGTCACAATCCCGCGGACTCGATCGTCATCGGCATGTTGCTGGAGCAGTTTGGTCGGCCCCTGATTGTCGATCAGCTCGACCACCTTGCCGAGCACTCGATTCAACTGCAACTGCCATGGGTGCAGTATTTCTTTGGCGAAGTGCCGATCGTAGCCGCCCTGATTCCCGATCCGATGACGCCGATGATTCAGGACGATGATCAGCGGGTCCGAACGGAGGACTTCGTCACGGCGTTGGGGGACGTTTTGCAGGAAGTGGGCGGAACCACCCGGTTCGTGGCCTCCAGCGATCTGAGTCACGTCGGGCCGCAGTTCGGCGAGCCGCGGGCCGTCGACGAGCAGCGCCGGTTTGACGTTGAGCGACACGATCGCGAGATGCTGGTGAAGTTTCTCAGCGGCGATCCCGAGGAGTTCCTCGGGGCCATGCGCTGGAACAAGAATCCCACGCGCTGGTGCAGCATCGGGAACATGGCCGCGCTGCTGGCCCTCAGCGAGACGGACCGCCTCGAGCTGATCGATTACCGTCAAGCGTACGACGACCGGGGCTATGCGATGGTCAGCAGCGCTGCGGTCGCCTTGCTGTAA